Below is a window of Paraburkholderia azotifigens DNA.
CAGCCGCGCACGCACGATCGCACGGCGGCGGAAGCGGCCGCCGCATCCGTGAAACGCGATGCCGTGTCGCTGCACGACGGGATCGCCAAACCGGGCGCGGGCGCCGCGCTGCGCGAGGCCGCGCGTGAGCCGCAGGACATCTCGGTTGAATTGCGCGGCGTCGGCAAACGCTATGGCGAACGCGCGGTGCTCGCGGACTTCGATCTGTCGATCGAACGCGGCAGCTTCGTATCGATTGTCGGGCGCAGCGGATGCGGCAAGTCGACCTTGCTGCGGCTGATTGCCGGCCTCGAAGCGCCGAGTTCGGGCACGCTCGAAAAACGCGCGGACGGTGCGCAGCCGTTCGACACGCGGATCATGTTCCAGGACGCACGCCTGCTGCCGTGGAAGACCGTGCTGCAGAACGTGATGCTGGGGCTCGGCCGGTCGTCGCGCGACGATGCGCGCGCCGTGCTCGCCGAAGTCGGCCTGCTGGAGCGCGCGAACGACTGGCCCGCGCAGCTGTCGGGCGGCCAGCGGCAGCGCGTGGCGCTGGCGCGCGCGCTCGTGCATCGGCCGCAACTGCTGCTGCTCGACGAGCCGCTCGGCGCGCTCGATGCACTGACGCGCATCGAGATGCATGCGCTGATCGAACGGCTGTGGCGCGAGCATCGCTTCACCGCGCTGCTCGTCACGCACGACGTGCAGGAAGCCGTCGCGCTCGCCGATCGCATTTTGCTGATCGAAGAAGGCGGGATCGCACTCGATCAGCCCGTACCGCTGGCGAGGCCGCGCGAACGGGCGTCGACCGCCTTCGCGAGGCTCGAAGAACGCGTGCTGCAGCGTGTGATGAAGACACGCGCAACGGAAGAACACGCGTCGTTCGACACGAACGCGCATGGCGTGCCTGCACGCGAATTTCGCTGGGCGGTTTGACGACGGTTTGACCGATGCAGACGCCCGGCCACTTTTTCATCGACCCACGGA
It encodes the following:
- a CDS encoding ATP-binding cassette domain-containing protein — translated: MSASTLSASYGGVAGADLEAELEQPRTHDRTAAEAAAASVKRDAVSLHDGIAKPGAGAALREAAREPQDISVELRGVGKRYGERAVLADFDLSIERGSFVSIVGRSGCGKSTLLRLIAGLEAPSSGTLEKRADGAQPFDTRIMFQDARLLPWKTVLQNVMLGLGRSSRDDARAVLAEVGLLERANDWPAQLSGGQRQRVALARALVHRPQLLLLDEPLGALDALTRIEMHALIERLWREHRFTALLVTHDVQEAVALADRILLIEEGGIALDQPVPLARPRERASTAFARLEERVLQRVMKTRATEEHASFDTNAHGVPAREFRWAV